The following coding sequences lie in one Sphingomonas sp. M1-B02 genomic window:
- a CDS encoding flagellin N-terminal helical domain-containing protein: MTVIGTNIGAVRASNASNQANKLLGNAMERLSTGKRINSAKDDAAGLAIASTMTSSIRGMNQAIRNANDGISLAQTADGALDEVSNMLQRIRELAVQSASGTYSTTDRANLDKEAVALTTQIQSILTNTKFNGVAVFDYAATDTASDDVSIQVGINSADTVALTKAFFDSDNFEAADFKVDTATAAGTTLTNADTAITAVNTARAGLGASQSRLESVINNLSTNVTNLTDARSRIEDADFSAETTALAKAQILSQASTAMLAQANQSQQGVLSLLR, translated from the coding sequence ATGACGGTTATCGGAACCAATATCGGGGCGGTGCGCGCAAGCAACGCATCCAACCAGGCGAACAAGCTGCTTGGCAACGCAATGGAGCGCCTGTCGACCGGCAAGCGCATCAACAGCGCCAAGGACGACGCCGCCGGCCTCGCCATCGCATCGACGATGACCTCGTCGATCCGCGGCATGAACCAGGCGATCCGCAACGCGAACGACGGCATCTCGCTCGCCCAGACCGCCGACGGCGCGCTGGACGAAGTGAGCAACATGCTGCAGCGCATCCGCGAGCTGGCGGTCCAGTCGGCATCGGGCACCTACAGCACCACCGACCGCGCCAATCTCGACAAGGAAGCCGTTGCGCTGACCACGCAGATCCAGTCGATCCTTACCAACACCAAGTTCAACGGCGTTGCGGTGTTCGATTATGCCGCGACCGACACGGCGAGCGACGACGTATCGATCCAGGTCGGCATCAACAGCGCAGACACGGTGGCGCTGACCAAGGCCTTTTTCGACAGCGACAATTTCGAAGCCGCTGACTTCAAGGTCGATACGGCAACCGCAGCGGGCACCACGCTGACCAACGCCGATACCGCGATCACCGCAGTCAACACCGCCCGCGCCGGTCTCGGTGCGTCGCAGAGCCGGCTGGAATCGGTGATCAACAACCTTTCGACCAACGTCACCAACCTGACCGACGCACGCAGCCGCATCGAGGACGCCGATTTCTCGGCCGAAACGACCGCGCTCGCAAAGGCACAGATCCTGTCTCAGGCTTCGACGGCGATGCTCGCCCAGGCGAACCAGAGCCAGCAGGGGGTGCTTAGCCTGCTCCGTTAA
- a CDS encoding sigma-54 interaction domain-containing protein, whose product MRSIVPSAAVLRQKYALVSALRAQGLAIGSSEDVRPGGQDMFLIADGEVPPAPARTLILGEGEREAIPFRDGNPARLTYAGEDAAIGNGFASAMARGPFEPVASDPESLALLALAERVAASDITVLINGPTGTGKEVLARAIHNGSARRDGPFVAVNCAALPESMLEAMLFGHQKGAFTGASAGGQGFFRAANGGTLLLDEIAEMPIQLQAKLLRALQEREVVPIGGTLPEKIDVRVIACANRDLQGEVLAGRFRADLYYRLAVFPLATKPLAERPGDIAALAAAMVLRHAGERRTLPWVTRDALEILTDHDWPGNVRELENVLQRALLLAPGDEITPEHLIFDRRAETRVEAIGTLSNIVQIHEFQAIREVLAECNGSRIETARRLGISERTLRYRLAKAREQGDDITRAAFA is encoded by the coding sequence ATGCGGTCCATCGTTCCATCGGCGGCTGTGCTTCGGCAAAAATATGCGCTCGTCTCGGCGCTCCGGGCGCAGGGGCTTGCCATCGGCTCGAGTGAGGATGTGCGCCCCGGCGGGCAGGACATGTTTCTGATTGCCGACGGCGAAGTCCCGCCGGCGCCCGCCCGCACGCTCATCCTGGGCGAGGGGGAGCGCGAGGCAATCCCCTTCCGCGACGGCAATCCCGCCCGCCTTACCTATGCCGGCGAAGATGCCGCGATCGGTAATGGCTTCGCCAGCGCGATGGCGCGCGGCCCGTTCGAGCCCGTCGCGTCCGATCCCGAGAGCCTCGCGCTGCTGGCGCTGGCCGAGCGCGTCGCCGCGTCGGACATCACCGTGCTGATCAACGGCCCCACCGGCACCGGCAAGGAAGTGCTCGCCCGTGCGATCCACAACGGTTCCGCGCGTCGGGACGGCCCTTTCGTCGCGGTCAATTGCGCGGCGCTTCCCGAGTCGATGCTGGAGGCGATGCTGTTCGGTCACCAGAAGGGCGCCTTCACCGGCGCTTCGGCGGGCGGGCAGGGCTTCTTCCGCGCCGCGAACGGCGGCACGCTGCTGCTCGACGAGATCGCCGAGATGCCGATTCAGCTCCAGGCAAAGCTGCTGCGCGCGCTCCAGGAACGCGAAGTCGTGCCGATAGGTGGAACGCTTCCCGAGAAGATCGACGTCCGCGTGATCGCCTGCGCCAATCGCGACTTGCAGGGCGAGGTCCTCGCCGGCCGGTTCCGCGCCGATCTCTATTATCGGCTCGCGGTGTTCCCGCTGGCGACCAAGCCGCTGGCCGAGCGCCCCGGCGACATCGCCGCGCTCGCCGCGGCGATGGTGCTGCGCCACGCCGGCGAGCGCCGCACGCTTCCCTGGGTCACCCGCGATGCGCTCGAAATCCTCACCGATCATGATTGGCCGGGCAATGTCCGCGAGCTGGAAAACGTCCTCCAGCGCGCCTTGCTGCTCGCGCCGGGCGACGAGATTACGCCCGAGCATCTGATCTTCGACCGCCGCGCCGAAACGCGGGTGGAGGCGATCGGCACGCTGAGCAACATCGTCCAGATCCACGAATTCCAGGCGATCCGCGAAGTGCTGGCCGAATGCAATGGCAGCCGGATCGAGACCGCGCGCCGGCTCGGCATCTCCGAGCGCACGCTTCGTTATCGCCTCGCCAAAGCTCGCGAACAGGGTGACGACATCACCCGGGCGGCGTTCGCATGA
- the fliE gene encoding flagellar hook-basal body complex protein FliE: protein MSGVGGIGGAGGAMSIDRVLALRSQILERNAALSRASEMPSAPAASESKPASFGSTLEDAFKQVNQAQGKAGELSAAYERGETVDIAKVMLARQQASVGFEATLQVRNKLLSAYKDIMSMPV from the coding sequence ATGAGCGGCGTCGGCGGCATCGGTGGCGCAGGCGGCGCGATGAGCATCGATCGCGTGCTGGCGCTGCGCTCGCAGATACTCGAGCGCAACGCGGCGCTCAGCCGGGCGAGCGAGATGCCGTCGGCGCCTGCCGCGAGCGAAAGCAAGCCTGCGAGCTTTGGATCCACGCTCGAAGACGCGTTCAAGCAGGTCAACCAGGCGCAGGGCAAGGCCGGCGAACTCTCGGCCGCCTATGAACGCGGCGAGACCGTCGACATCGCCAAGGTCATGCTGGCCCGCCAGCAGGCGTCGGTCGGCTTCGAGGCGACGCTGCAAGTCCGCAACAAACTTCTGTCCGCCTACAAGGACATCATGAGCATGCCGGTCTGA
- the fliF gene encoding flagellar basal-body MS-ring/collar protein FliF — protein MSNALTSTEVAGAPAAFNPLKQVSGLLGQPAVKRALPFVFLVGLVMAGLLAWSMVATSPQRILFANVSDSDKAAISSALDTASIASSIDSSGSIMVAEDDYHKARMLLASQDLPKASPGGYQILDNLPMGVSRAVEGERLRQARETELARSIKEIDAVAEARVHLATPEASAFVRDRAQPSASVIVTLQPGRVLGDSQIRAIVNLVASSVPSMQPEAVTIVDQMGALLSKSGSAGGASAGDTRIDFQRRVEDKYREQLNQLLTPLVGAGNFTAEVQADVDLDESQATRESFDKQGAVVRAEQGAWTGAKDASQAPGGIPGALSNTPPPASTLSAPNAQPPAPGAAPVAGTPVSAPATTGATQGKQSDSFTRTYETGKEVSVTRQMPGGIRRLSVAVLLREETGKPRGTVEINQINELVRAAVGYSPARQDQVTVVSRKFSASADAASDGPPWYDAAWVPLVARNATALIIALLVLFLGVRPLAKALLKKREDTGSRPALAIGGHNPDGTQAAMPSVSIDMLQDRGNSYDDRVGLVRGFTRENPARAALAVRDMIKADPQ, from the coding sequence ATGAGCAACGCACTCACCTCCACAGAAGTCGCCGGCGCGCCGGCCGCTTTCAATCCGCTCAAGCAGGTCTCGGGCCTGCTCGGCCAGCCCGCGGTCAAACGCGCGCTGCCGTTCGTCTTCCTCGTTGGGCTGGTCATGGCCGGGCTGTTGGCCTGGTCGATGGTCGCGACATCGCCGCAGCGGATCCTGTTCGCCAATGTAAGCGACAGCGACAAGGCGGCGATCTCGAGCGCGCTCGATACGGCCAGCATCGCCAGCAGCATCGACAGTTCGGGCTCGATCATGGTCGCAGAAGACGATTATCACAAGGCGCGGATGCTCCTCGCCAGCCAGGACCTGCCCAAGGCATCGCCCGGCGGCTATCAGATCCTCGACAATCTGCCGATGGGCGTCAGCCGCGCGGTGGAGGGCGAGCGATTGCGCCAGGCGCGCGAGACCGAGCTGGCCCGATCGATCAAGGAAATCGACGCCGTCGCCGAGGCGCGCGTCCATCTCGCCACGCCCGAGGCGTCGGCCTTCGTGCGCGACCGCGCCCAGCCCTCGGCCAGCGTCATCGTCACGCTCCAGCCCGGCCGCGTGCTCGGAGATTCGCAGATCCGCGCGATCGTCAATCTGGTCGCCTCGTCGGTGCCCAGCATGCAGCCCGAAGCGGTGACGATCGTCGATCAGATGGGGGCGTTGCTCTCCAAATCGGGCAGCGCCGGGGGCGCTTCCGCCGGCGACACCCGCATCGATTTCCAGCGCCGGGTCGAAGACAAATATCGAGAGCAGCTCAACCAGCTGCTTACGCCGCTGGTCGGCGCCGGCAATTTCACCGCCGAAGTCCAGGCCGATGTCGATCTCGACGAGAGCCAGGCGACGCGCGAAAGCTTCGACAAGCAGGGCGCGGTCGTCCGCGCCGAGCAGGGCGCCTGGACCGGCGCGAAGGATGCCTCGCAGGCGCCGGGCGGAATACCGGGCGCCCTGTCGAACACCCCGCCGCCTGCCAGCACGCTTTCGGCACCAAATGCCCAGCCACCCGCGCCCGGCGCGGCGCCGGTCGCCGGCACCCCGGTCTCCGCACCGGCGACCACGGGCGCGACTCAAGGCAAGCAGAGCGACAGCTTCACCCGCACCTATGAAACCGGCAAGGAAGTCTCGGTCACGCGTCAGATGCCGGGCGGCATCCGGCGGCTCTCGGTCGCGGTGCTGCTCCGCGAAGAGACCGGCAAGCCGCGCGGCACCGTCGAGATCAACCAGATCAACGAACTGGTCCGCGCCGCGGTCGGCTACAGCCCCGCGCGCCAGGATCAGGTCACCGTGGTCAGCCGCAAATTCTCGGCGAGCGCCGATGCCGCCAGCGACGGTCCTCCCTGGTACGATGCCGCCTGGGTGCCGCTTGTTGCGCGCAATGCGACTGCGCTGATCATCGCCTTGCTCGTTTTGTTTCTCGGCGTGCGGCCGCTCGCCAAGGCGCTGCTCAAGAAGCGCGAAGATACCGGCAGCCGCCCCGCGCTGGCGATCGGTGGCCATAATCCCGATGGCACGCAGGCGGCGATGCCCTCGGTCAGCATCGATATGCTCCAGGATCGCGGCAACAGCTATGACGATCGCGTCGGGCTGGTCCGCGGCTTCACCCGCGAAAACCCTGCGCGCGCCGCGCTTGCCGTGCGCGACATGATCAAGGCCGACCCGCAATGA
- the fliG gene encoding flagellar motor switch protein FliG: MNALRTFNGTERAAVLMMLVGEEEAAAILQKLDPDEVRALGKAMFTVADVSEAEVEQVLDDFVFKARERSGVSFDPAPRIEGIMNRALGPERAESVLSRIMPPQAAAGLEQLQWYEPEEIAAMVEEEHPQIAAVLLANLDPDIAAKVFEHLPEGVQPQILRRIAKLGPVPPEAMETLKAMLANRSGGARKSVGLQLGGTREAAKILSGARKITERRVMPKLAKIDRDVAKAIEEAMFVFDNLLELDDKNLSTLIRSVDSEILVKSLKGVEEDVRNRFLGCMSSRAADGIRDEMEARGPMKLADVLEAQKAMIALARGLVKDGTLQMPSKGGDDDYV; encoded by the coding sequence ATGAACGCGCTGCGCACCTTCAACGGCACCGAACGCGCCGCCGTGCTGATGATGCTGGTCGGCGAGGAGGAGGCCGCGGCCATCCTCCAGAAGCTCGATCCCGACGAAGTGCGTGCGCTGGGCAAGGCGATGTTCACCGTTGCCGACGTCAGCGAGGCCGAAGTCGAGCAGGTGCTCGACGATTTCGTGTTCAAGGCGCGCGAGCGAAGCGGCGTCAGCTTCGATCCCGCGCCCCGCATCGAAGGCATCATGAACCGCGCGCTTGGCCCCGAGCGGGCGGAAAGCGTGCTCTCGCGGATCATGCCGCCCCAGGCGGCCGCCGGACTCGAGCAGTTGCAATGGTATGAGCCCGAGGAAATCGCGGCGATGGTCGAGGAAGAGCATCCCCAGATCGCCGCGGTGCTGCTCGCCAATCTCGATCCCGATATCGCCGCCAAGGTGTTCGAACATCTGCCCGAAGGCGTCCAGCCGCAGATCCTGCGCCGGATCGCCAAGCTCGGCCCCGTTCCGCCCGAGGCGATGGAGACGCTGAAGGCGATGCTCGCCAATCGATCGGGGGGCGCGCGCAAATCGGTCGGTCTCCAGCTCGGCGGCACCCGCGAGGCAGCCAAGATCCTGTCCGGCGCGCGGAAAATCACCGAGCGGCGGGTGATGCCCAAGCTCGCCAAGATCGACCGCGACGTCGCCAAGGCGATCGAGGAGGCGATGTTCGTCTTCGACAATCTGCTCGAGCTCGACGACAAGAATCTCTCGACCCTCATCCGCAGCGTCGACAGCGAAATATTGGTCAAGTCGCTCAAGGGCGTTGAGGAGGATGTCCGCAACCGCTTCCTCGGCTGCATGTCGAGCCGCGCCGCCGACGGCATTCGCGACGAGATGGAAGCGCGCGGGCCGATGAAGCTCGCCGATGTGCTCGAGGCGCAGAAGGCGATGATCGCCTTGGCCCGTGGGCTGGTGAAGGATGGCACGCTGCAAATGCCGAGCAAGGGTGGCGACGACGATTATGTCTGA
- a CDS encoding FliH/SctL family protein — translation MSDFAPGFANRIHAAEHIRQKAFGGAAGFAATHLDEIGRRSFEEEPVAPRHFAPADPETNPTEGWDPFAPDVTGHHGAFSDPIAAAHAAGVAEGRAAMLAEIEASRAQEAALIEQISTALATGAHFDRERMAGHLRQTVLHLVSRMVGEVGVAPEILAARIGAAVDMLADNAESALLRLHPDDVALIEGKLSGSVFPVGDPHIPRGGFVIESASTIVEDGPEIWLEQLALAIDRVPIPPAC, via the coding sequence ATGTCTGACTTCGCACCCGGCTTCGCCAATCGCATCCACGCGGCCGAGCACATCCGGCAAAAGGCGTTCGGCGGCGCGGCGGGCTTTGCCGCCACCCATCTCGACGAGATCGGTCGCCGGTCGTTCGAGGAGGAGCCCGTCGCACCGCGCCACTTCGCGCCTGCCGACCCTGAAACCAATCCGACCGAAGGATGGGACCCGTTCGCGCCCGACGTGACGGGCCATCACGGCGCGTTCAGCGATCCGATCGCGGCCGCGCACGCCGCCGGCGTTGCCGAGGGTCGCGCCGCGATGCTCGCCGAGATTGAGGCGAGCAGGGCCCAGGAGGCGGCGTTGATCGAGCAGATCTCGACGGCGCTTGCCACCGGCGCGCATTTCGATCGCGAGCGGATGGCCGGGCATCTGCGCCAGACCGTGCTGCATCTGGTGTCGCGCATGGTCGGCGAAGTCGGCGTCGCGCCCGAGATTCTCGCGGCACGCATCGGCGCCGCGGTCGACATGCTCGCGGACAATGCCGAATCGGCGCTGCTCCGGCTGCACCCCGACGATGTCGCCCTGATCGAGGGCAAGCTGTCGGGGAGCGTCTTCCCGGTCGGCGATCCGCATATTCCGCGCGGCGGCTTCGTGATCGAGAGCGCGTCGACCATCGTCGAGGACGGTCCCGAAATCTGGCTCGAGCAACTCGCGCTCGCCATCGATCGCGTGCCGATCCCGCCCGCATGCTGA
- a CDS encoding FliI/YscN family ATPase: MLNRFTQDYLDGLGCRDFAPQPKVSGRLSSYDGLLMEAIGLSLPVGTVCAIGTGPGRIEAEVIGFRGGKTLLMNLGGPAALLPNAPVRPIGPPGEADVGPALLGRVVDGAGKPIDGLGPIRGAQRWPLAGKLQSPLDRGRVLQPMDVGVRAINGLLTIGQGQRVGIMAGSGVGKSVLLGMIVRAAEADVVVVGLIGERSREVADFLETKIFGAARARSVVVAVPANHSPVLRIRGALRATAIAEAFRAEGKKVLLIMDSLTRVAHAGREIGLALGEPASARGYPPSAIAMLPSLIERAGTDVHSGGSITAIYTVLADGDDGNDPVVDSARSILDGHIVLSRALAERGVYPAIDIGPSVSRVMTDIAAKDHIHAARVLRRHLATYEENRDLVLMGAYRAGADPEIDAAIACHPAVMEYVRQGADEIVTLPDAVAELTGVFGDG, translated from the coding sequence ATGCTGAACCGCTTCACCCAGGATTATCTCGACGGGCTCGGCTGCCGCGATTTCGCGCCGCAGCCCAAGGTCTCGGGGCGGCTGTCTTCCTATGACGGGTTGCTGATGGAGGCGATCGGCCTTTCCCTGCCGGTCGGCACGGTCTGCGCGATCGGGACCGGCCCGGGGAGGATCGAGGCCGAGGTGATCGGCTTTCGCGGCGGCAAGACCCTGCTGATGAATCTGGGCGGGCCCGCCGCCTTGCTGCCCAATGCGCCGGTGCGGCCGATCGGCCCTCCGGGCGAGGCCGATGTCGGTCCAGCCTTGCTCGGCCGCGTCGTCGATGGCGCGGGCAAGCCGATCGACGGGCTCGGCCCGATCCGCGGCGCGCAGCGCTGGCCGCTCGCGGGCAAGCTACAGTCGCCGCTCGACCGGGGCAGGGTGCTCCAGCCCATGGATGTCGGCGTCCGTGCGATCAACGGCCTGCTCACGATCGGCCAGGGTCAGCGCGTCGGCATCATGGCCGGGTCGGGGGTCGGCAAGTCGGTGCTGCTCGGGATGATCGTCCGTGCGGCGGAGGCCGATGTCGTCGTCGTCGGGCTGATCGGCGAGCGCAGCCGCGAAGTCGCCGATTTCCTCGAGACCAAGATCTTCGGCGCCGCGCGGGCACGGTCGGTCGTCGTCGCGGTCCCGGCAAACCATTCGCCAGTGCTCCGAATTCGCGGCGCGCTGCGCGCCACTGCGATTGCCGAGGCGTTCCGCGCCGAAGGCAAGAAGGTGCTGCTGATCATGGATTCGCTCACCCGCGTCGCGCATGCCGGCCGTGAGATCGGGCTCGCGCTCGGCGAACCCGCTTCGGCGCGCGGCTATCCGCCCTCGGCGATCGCGATGCTGCCGAGCCTGATCGAGCGCGCCGGCACCGATGTTCATTCGGGCGGCTCGATCACTGCGATCTACACCGTCCTTGCCGACGGCGACGATGGCAACGATCCGGTCGTCGATTCCGCACGCTCGATCCTCGATGGCCATATCGTGCTGAGCCGGGCGCTTGCCGAGCGCGGCGTCTATCCGGCGATCGACATCGGCCCCTCGGTCAGCCGGGTGATGACCGATATCGCCGCCAAGGATCATATCCACGCCGCGCGCGTCCTGCGCCGCCACCTCGCCACCTATGAGGAGAATCGCGATCTGGTGCTGATGGGCGCCTATCGCGCCGGCGCCGACCCCGAGATCGACGCCGCGATCGCCTGCCACCCCGCGGTCATGGAATATGTCCGCCAGGGCGCCGACGAGATCGTGACGCTGCCCGATGCCGTCGCCGAACTCACCGGCGTGTTCGGCGATGGCTGA
- the fliK gene encoding flagellar hook-length control protein FliK, giving the protein MIQLSLLTVTPTAPVRVALPAGGGASSFAMALASLVLPGAVPKAQAEAVDSAKILLPGRQLTAESGKDLPVPTLDGEALAEGEDSPSEDKRQPDEADPALAWLPAPVSVDPAPAPMPAPLAAAPLPAVAVTDDQVVELSYLGQTSAKVAASASAVAARPADCAAAPAADIASRLQPAALPLAEPPLPPTAVAPATPQIIVAPEHPTALPVIESELVPESKPVERLVSAVPSASPSTAGPAAAASSEGIATQSLQALVTPAAAPVVALSPALEPTPTQAAPFELAVEGAAQPSIDVPPAPASPVEARPRTVAAAADMIASSAGRTTPADPIQATAAAAAPASATTTEPRARTVDRPQPAAPSFASRAPQTIVEPSPAAAPQIVAAEVPLPAALRRASNRDVPHFSLAPAAAAESPAIATVAPAGTAQQPGIDMRRQEWTGQMIEHIEALRDAAPIRETRIRLAPESLGNVDVSIRHEGDRVHVHFAAEAPAARQALADAQPRLAELAEAKGLKLGQTSVDAGSSGQSGARQEGEQRQPARPASARSGMPTDTDTDERIA; this is encoded by the coding sequence TTGATCCAGCTCTCGCTCCTCACCGTCACGCCTACCGCACCGGTCCGCGTAGCGCTGCCCGCAGGAGGCGGCGCCAGCAGCTTCGCCATGGCCTTGGCTTCGCTCGTACTGCCGGGCGCGGTACCGAAAGCACAAGCCGAGGCTGTCGATTCCGCCAAGATCCTTCTGCCCGGGCGGCAGCTGACTGCCGAGAGCGGCAAGGATTTGCCGGTGCCGACGCTCGACGGCGAAGCACTCGCCGAGGGGGAGGATTCGCCCAGCGAGGATAAGCGGCAGCCCGACGAGGCCGATCCGGCGCTGGCCTGGCTCCCGGCGCCGGTATCGGTCGATCCGGCGCCCGCGCCGATGCCTGCCCCGCTGGCGGCGGCGCCGCTCCCGGCAGTCGCAGTGACGGACGATCAGGTGGTCGAACTCTCCTATCTCGGCCAGACTTCGGCCAAGGTTGCAGCTTCCGCTTCCGCCGTTGCCGCACGACCGGCCGACTGCGCTGCAGCGCCAGCAGCCGATATCGCGTCCCGTCTCCAACCCGCGGCGTTGCCGCTGGCCGAACCGCCGCTGCCGCCTACCGCTGTAGCGCCGGCGACGCCGCAGATAATCGTTGCGCCCGAACACCCAACTGCGTTGCCGGTGATCGAGAGCGAGCTGGTTCCCGAGAGCAAGCCGGTCGAGCGCCTTGTATCGGCGGTCCCGTCCGCGTCGCCGTCCACCGCCGGACCCGCCGCAGCGGCGTCGTCCGAGGGGATCGCCACGCAGTCCTTGCAGGCCCTCGTCACACCCGCCGCGGCGCCGGTCGTTGCGCTGTCCCCCGCGCTCGAGCCGACGCCGACACAAGCTGCGCCGTTCGAACTGGCGGTCGAAGGTGCCGCCCAACCGAGTATCGACGTTCCCCCCGCACCAGCCTCGCCGGTCGAGGCACGGCCGCGGACCGTCGCTGCTGCCGCCGATATGATCGCTTCGTCCGCCGGACGCACGACGCCGGCCGATCCGATCCAAGCCACTGCGGCCGCAGCCGCCCCTGCTTCCGCCACGACGACCGAGCCGCGCGCGCGAACGGTCGATCGGCCGCAGCCCGCCGCGCCGTCTTTCGCATCGCGCGCACCGCAGACCATCGTCGAGCCGAGTCCGGCCGCCGCGCCGCAGATCGTTGCCGCGGAGGTTCCGCTGCCCGCGGCGCTGCGCCGTGCGTCGAACCGCGACGTCCCGCATTTCTCGCTCGCGCCCGCCGCTGCCGCCGAGTCGCCGGCCATCGCGACCGTTGCGCCCGCTGGCACCGCCCAGCAGCCCGGCATCGACATGCGCCGCCAGGAATGGACCGGCCAGATGATCGAACATATCGAGGCGCTGCGCGACGCTGCGCCGATCCGCGAAACGCGCATCCGCTTGGCGCCCGAATCGCTCGGCAACGTCGACGTTTCGATCCGCCATGAAGGCGATCGCGTCCATGTCCATTTCGCCGCAGAGGCGCCCGCCGCGCGGCAGGCGCTCGCCGACGCCCAGCCGCGCCTCGCCGAACTGGCCGAAGCCAAGGGGCTGAAGCTCGGCCAGACCAGCGTCGATGCTGGCAGCTCCGGCCAAAGCGGGGCCCGCCAGGAAGGCGAGCAGCGCCAGCCCGCCCGCCCGGCATCCGCGCGCAGCGGCATGCCGACCGACACCGACACCGATGAACGCATCGCCTGA
- a CDS encoding flagellar basal body-associated FliL family protein produces the protein MADKTDDTQTPAPKKKGKKKLLLFVGAPVLLGGGGAAAYGMQAGWFSVAAAAETHSNEPKLVPKSEQKRPGAKEGEGDHGGAEGGAAEGGHGKPTPGGEGGEKYASSYYPLEKEFTSNLQDSVHFIQVGIAVSTPYDERVLENIKTHEIAIRSQVLMALGETSEEEVFSAEGKRNIQTRLAKAINAVLKEKEGFGGVSNVYFTNFIVQ, from the coding sequence ATGGCCGATAAGACTGACGATACCCAGACCCCGGCGCCCAAGAAGAAGGGCAAGAAGAAGTTGCTGCTGTTCGTCGGCGCGCCCGTGCTGCTCGGCGGCGGGGGAGCGGCGGCCTATGGCATGCAGGCCGGCTGGTTCAGCGTGGCCGCAGCGGCCGAAACGCATTCGAACGAGCCCAAGCTGGTGCCGAAGAGCGAGCAAAAGCGCCCGGGCGCAAAGGAAGGCGAAGGCGACCATGGCGGCGCGGAAGGTGGCGCTGCCGAGGGAGGCCACGGCAAGCCGACGCCAGGCGGGGAGGGCGGCGAGAAATATGCATCCAGCTATTATCCGCTGGAAAAGGAGTTCACCTCCAACCTTCAGGATAGCGTCCACTTTATCCAGGTCGGGATCGCCGTCTCGACGCCTTATGACGAGCGCGTCCTCGAGAACATCAAGACCCATGAGATCGCGATCCGGTCGCAAGTGCTGATGGCGCTCGGCGAAACGTCAGAGGAGGAGGTCTTCTCCGCCGAGGGCAAGCGCAACATCCAGACGCGGCTGGCCAAGGCAATCAACGCGGTTTTGAAGGAAAAGGAAGGTTTTGGCGGGGTTAGTAACGTCTACTTTACCAATTTCATTGTTCAGTGA
- a CDS encoding flagellar motor switch protein FliM, which yields MVNAASEVSADRRERARPGAEHAPALGTAALNPLGDLVTLQHLSARLAKSLKGVFEAMLRNDLRCWAEPLSVQRFADYKAERGPGLAAWQPLVMGTAKARAQLVIDAKLVLEMLDAFFGGDGDVPSAPPAEFTPAAEALVARLGEMIVAPLDAAWEPLTRVAFRAVTDGNIAALPDLGGDDPIVVTRFGIAVGERKPLFVDLLYPVAALKPHSASLMVKVHGTADEIEPEWRSGLTRAVMSVRFPVRSVLAEPTIGLGRLLELKTGDVIPIDFGAEVPVMVAARRLGTGLVGTANGRAAVRLTSLEPLSEEDFR from the coding sequence ATGGTTAACGCCGCTTCAGAAGTTTCGGCCGATCGGCGCGAACGGGCCCGGCCCGGCGCAGAGCATGCGCCGGCCTTGGGGACGGCGGCGCTCAACCCTCTCGGCGATCTCGTCACTCTCCAGCATCTGAGCGCACGCCTCGCCAAGTCGCTGAAAGGCGTGTTCGAGGCGATGCTGCGGAATGATCTGCGCTGCTGGGCCGAGCCGCTCTCGGTTCAGCGCTTTGCCGATTACAAGGCCGAGCGCGGCCCCGGCCTCGCCGCCTGGCAGCCGCTGGTGATGGGCACTGCCAAGGCACGCGCGCAACTGGTGATCGACGCCAAGCTGGTACTCGAGATGCTCGATGCCTTTTTCGGCGGCGATGGCGACGTTCCGTCCGCGCCGCCCGCCGAATTCACGCCCGCCGCGGAGGCGCTGGTCGCCCGGCTGGGCGAGATGATCGTGGCGCCGCTCGATGCGGCCTGGGAGCCGCTCACCCGCGTTGCCTTTCGTGCGGTGACCGACGGCAATATCGCCGCGCTGCCTGATCTGGGCGGCGACGACCCGATCGTCGTCACGCGCTTCGGCATCGCGGTCGGCGAGCGCAAGCCGCTGTTCGTCGATCTTCTCTATCCGGTCGCCGCGCTCAAGCCGCACAGCGCCTCGCTCATGGTCAAGGTCCACGGCACGGCCGACGAGATCGAACCCGAATGGCGCAGCGGCCTCACCCGTGCGGTGATGAGCGTCCGCTTCCCGGTCCGCTCGGTGCTCGCCGAGCCGACGATCGGGCTCGGCCGGCTGCTCGAACTCAAGACCGGCGACGTGATTCCGATCGATTTCGGTGCCGAGGTGCCGGTGATGGTGGCCGCGCGCCGCCTGGGCACCGGGCTCGTCGGCACTGCCAACGGGCGCGCCGCGGTGCGCCTGACCAGCCTAGAACCGCTTAGTGAAGAGGACTTCCGATGA